DNA sequence from the Bacteroidota bacterium genome:
ACCTGAAAAATGAGGAGAAGCATGAAATTTCCGCTAAATATGTTCAATTATTGGAAAAGGCCATCCGAAAATATCCTGACGGCTGGCTATGGTCTCATAAAAGGTGGAAACATGAAAGAAAGACTGGGAAAGACGAAAAGACTTTGAAAGAGAAAAGATAGACCATGAATAAGTCTTTTGTCTTTGTTCTTTTTGTCTTTAATCTTATACTATTTTTGCTCCATAATTCAGAACAGAGAGAAAATGAATCAACAAAAATCACCTTTAGTAAGTGTTTTGGTTTTAAACTACAACGGCAAACGATTTCTTGACGACTGTTTTTGTAGCTTACTAAAATCCACTTATTCCAATTTCGAAATCATCATGATTGATAATAAATCGACAGATGATAGTGTGGCTTATACAGAAGAAAAATATCCAGAGGTAGAAATTTTTCAAAATGGGGTAAATGGTGGTTTTAGCTTAGCCTATAACAATGCTTTTAAATTCGCAAAAGGCAAATACTTTGTTGTTTTAAACAATGATGTTTCAGTAGATAAAGCCTGGATTGAACCCTTGGTGGAAGAAGCTGAAAAAGATGAAAATATTGGTGCATTACAGCCAAAATTGGTATCGATGCTGGAACCTGAAAAATTTGAATACGCAGGTGCATCTGGTGGCTTCATGGACAAATATGGCTACCCTTTTACCCGTGGACGAATGTTCGACACTATTGAAGAGGATAAAGGACAGTATAACGATATTCAACGCTGTTTTTGGACAACTGGTGCTGCCATGTTTGTGCGCGCTGAAGCACTTAAAAAAAGTGGCGATATGGATGTTGACTTTGTGCATCACATGGAAGAAATTGATCTCTGTTATCGCATAAATCTGGTAGGCTATAAACTCGGTGTGGTTCCACAATCGCTGGTGTATCATTATGGTGGTGGCATCAT
Encoded proteins:
- a CDS encoding glycosyltransferase family 2 protein — translated: MNQQKSPLVSVLVLNYNGKRFLDDCFCSLLKSTYSNFEIIMIDNKSTDDSVAYTEEKYPEVEIFQNGVNGGFSLAYNNAFKFAKGKYFVVLNNDVSVDKAWIEPLVEEAEKDENIGALQPKLVSMLEPEKFEYAGASGGFMDKYGYPFTRGRMFDTIEEDKGQYNDIQRCFWTTGAAMFVRAEALKKSGDMDVDFVHHMEEIDLCYRINLVGYKLGVVPQSLVYHYGGGIISYDSYKKIYWNHRNSVFMLLKNLEGKNLFRIIPSRILLDMLTAAQSIVSFNFKRFGALFHAWFWLLFHPAMISRKRKEVKKTRTVSDKEIFKLLYPKSVALQYFLKKKKVFSDLGHQLK